In Arthrobacter sp. QXT-31, one genomic interval encodes:
- a CDS encoding ABC transporter ATP-binding protein encodes MSTPLVALSIRGLAKRFGSKIAVDGINLDVPAGSFFGIVGPNGAGKTTTLSMATGLLRPDFGTAVVHGVDVWAQPLEAKKLMGILPDGVRLFDRLSGEQLVTYAGLLRGMSRDVVASRVGELLAALDLSQDAGTLVVDYSAGMTKKIALASALIHAPKVLVLDEPFESVDPVSAANIRDILDRYVATGGTVIVSSHVMDLVQRMCDHVAVVAAGRILAAGTVEQVRAGATLEERFVQLVGGRSRTEGLEWLRTF; translated from the coding sequence ATGAGCACTCCCTTAGTGGCCCTCTCGATCAGGGGGCTTGCAAAACGCTTCGGCAGCAAAATCGCTGTGGACGGCATCAACCTCGACGTCCCCGCCGGATCGTTCTTCGGCATCGTCGGACCCAACGGCGCCGGAAAGACCACCACCCTGTCCATGGCCACGGGCCTTCTCCGCCCGGACTTCGGAACGGCGGTGGTCCACGGGGTGGACGTCTGGGCGCAGCCGCTGGAAGCCAAGAAGCTGATGGGCATCCTGCCCGACGGGGTGCGGCTCTTCGACCGGCTCAGCGGTGAGCAGCTGGTCACCTACGCCGGACTGCTCCGGGGCATGAGCAGGGATGTGGTGGCTTCACGGGTGGGGGAGCTGCTGGCAGCTTTGGACCTCAGCCAGGACGCTGGCACCCTGGTGGTGGATTACTCGGCCGGCATGACAAAGAAGATCGCGCTGGCCTCCGCTCTGATCCACGCTCCGAAAGTGCTCGTGCTGGATGAGCCCTTCGAGTCGGTGGATCCTGTCTCAGCCGCCAACATCAGGGACATCTTGGACAGGTACGTTGCCACCGGCGGTACCGTGATCGTTTCCAGCCACGTGATGGACCTCGTCCAGCGCATGTGCGACCACGTTGCCGTGGTTGCCGCCGGCCGGATCCTGGCTGCCGGAACCGTTGAGCAGGTGCGGGCCGGGGCAACCCTGGAGGAACGGTTCGTGCAGCTGGTGGGCGGCAGGAGCCGGACGGAGGGGCTCGAATGGTTGCGCACCTTCTGA
- a CDS encoding transporter: MVAHLLRLKLTLLRNGLRRSPWQLVGLAFGGLYALFIVGMCVVLLVLLRQEDPVLAQTVVVLGGSAAVLGWGIVPVIASAVDMTLDPARFTTSAVPMPQLLAGLALGGLIGLPGLATLLVALATVVTWSRGVLPAAGALVGAVLGVLTCVVFARVVTTATSSLAASRRFKDVSGIAFMVPLVLLGPIIAAVFQGMAGSGAFLSELAGRISWTPLGAAWSLGGDLGAGQAGAAGLKLLIAAAALAGLAWCWKLLLERALVTPPYSGSSRRKGGRLGLFTLLPATPAGAVTARALTYWFRDPRYSGSLVVIPLLPVVLAFQGSQTNDYGVLMITGPLTAFLLAWSISGDVSYDNTAFALHLAAGVRGVHDRLGRALACLAFALPAVLVLAIVPFFITGDWTWWPATVGMSVGVLLTGLGLSSVVSARYTIAVPLPGDSPFKKPPGNVGQTLAVQFGGMAVLLVLVLPEAGLVLAQLLTGDPLFGWINLAVGPVLGAALFTTGVVVGGRWLDARGPELLAQVTVNR; the protein is encoded by the coding sequence ATGGTTGCGCACCTTCTGAGGCTGAAGCTCACGCTGCTCCGGAACGGCCTGCGCCGGAGCCCGTGGCAGCTGGTTGGCCTGGCGTTCGGCGGACTCTACGCGCTGTTCATCGTCGGCATGTGTGTGGTGCTGCTGGTCCTGCTCCGGCAGGAGGACCCCGTTCTTGCCCAGACCGTGGTGGTGCTCGGCGGCTCGGCGGCCGTGCTCGGCTGGGGGATTGTGCCGGTCATAGCCTCGGCCGTGGACATGACCCTGGACCCTGCCCGCTTCACCACGTCCGCAGTGCCCATGCCGCAGCTTCTGGCGGGACTCGCACTCGGCGGCCTCATCGGCCTGCCGGGGCTGGCCACGCTGCTCGTCGCCCTGGCCACCGTCGTCACGTGGTCCCGGGGCGTGCTGCCCGCGGCGGGCGCCTTGGTGGGCGCTGTCCTGGGCGTGCTCACCTGCGTCGTGTTTGCCCGCGTGGTCACCACCGCCACCTCGAGCCTGGCGGCCTCACGGCGCTTCAAGGACGTCAGCGGGATCGCCTTCATGGTTCCGCTGGTTCTCCTGGGCCCCATCATCGCCGCCGTCTTCCAGGGCATGGCGGGTTCCGGGGCCTTCCTTTCGGAGCTGGCCGGCAGGATTTCCTGGACGCCCCTGGGGGCAGCATGGTCACTGGGCGGGGATCTCGGAGCCGGACAGGCAGGCGCGGCGGGGCTCAAACTGCTTATTGCCGCAGCCGCCCTGGCCGGGCTGGCCTGGTGCTGGAAGCTGCTGCTGGAACGGGCCCTGGTGACGCCTCCCTACAGCGGAAGCAGCCGCCGGAAGGGCGGGCGGCTGGGTCTTTTCACCCTGCTGCCTGCGACGCCGGCCGGTGCTGTCACGGCGCGCGCCCTGACCTACTGGTTCCGTGATCCACGGTATTCAGGTTCGCTGGTGGTGATTCCGCTGCTGCCGGTTGTGCTGGCTTTCCAGGGCAGCCAGACCAACGATTATGGCGTTCTGATGATCACCGGGCCGCTCACGGCGTTCCTCCTGGCGTGGTCCATTTCAGGCGATGTGTCCTATGACAACACCGCGTTTGCCCTGCACCTGGCTGCCGGCGTGCGGGGTGTCCATGACCGGCTGGGACGCGCGCTGGCCTGCCTGGCCTTCGCACTGCCCGCCGTGCTGGTCCTCGCCATCGTGCCGTTCTTCATCACGGGGGACTGGACGTGGTGGCCGGCCACCGTGGGAATGTCCGTGGGAGTGCTGCTGACCGGCCTGGGCCTGTCATCCGTGGTGTCCGCCCGCTACACCATTGCGGTGCCGCTTCCCGGCGACAGCCCCTTCAAGAAGCCCCCTGGCAACGTGGGACAGACGCTGGCCGTGCAGTTTGGCGGGATGGCGGTCCTGCTGGTGCTGGTCCTCCCGGAGGCCGGACTGGTCCTTGCCCAGCTGCTCACCGGGGACCCGCTCTTTGGCTGGATCAACCTTGCGGTCGGCCCTGTCCTCGGCGCCGCACTGTTCACCACGGGCGTCGTGGTGGGCGGGCGCTGGCTCGATGCCCGCGGGCCGGAGCTCCTCGCCCAGGTGACGGTCAACCGGTGA
- the nagB gene encoding glucosamine-6-phosphate deaminase, which yields MEVVILQGGRQIASLVADAVESLLRSKPDAVLGLATGSSPLPVYDELARRHEQAGLDFSRASGFTLDEYVGLAPGHPESYREVIRREFANRVNIGPDNVFGPDGGAADLPAACRAYEDRIRERGGIDLQLLGLGTDGHIGFNEPGSSLASRTRIKSLIEQTRRDNARFFRSLDEVPHHVVTQGLGTILESRHAILLATGAQKAQAVHDLVEGPLAAICPASVLQLHPHASIVVDEAAASSLKLADYYRHTYDHKPAWQGL from the coding sequence ATGGAGGTCGTCATTCTTCAGGGCGGGAGGCAGATAGCCTCCCTCGTGGCGGACGCCGTGGAAAGCCTGCTGCGCAGCAAACCCGACGCAGTCCTGGGGCTGGCCACCGGATCATCGCCGCTGCCGGTGTATGACGAACTCGCCCGGCGCCATGAACAGGCCGGCCTGGACTTCAGCCGGGCTTCTGGATTCACCCTCGATGAGTACGTCGGGCTGGCGCCCGGCCATCCCGAGTCCTACCGGGAGGTGATCCGCCGCGAGTTCGCCAACCGGGTCAACATCGGCCCGGACAACGTCTTCGGGCCGGACGGAGGCGCCGCCGACCTTCCGGCAGCGTGCCGTGCCTACGAGGACCGGATCAGGGAGCGCGGCGGGATCGACCTGCAGCTGCTGGGGCTCGGCACCGACGGGCATATCGGGTTCAACGAGCCGGGGTCGTCCCTGGCCTCCCGCACCCGCATCAAGTCGCTTATTGAGCAGACACGTCGCGACAACGCCCGCTTCTTCCGCAGTCTCGATGAAGTGCCGCACCACGTGGTGACCCAGGGGCTGGGCACGATCCTCGAGTCCCGGCACGCCATCCTGCTGGCCACGGGAGCCCAGAAGGCACAGGCCGTCCATGACCTGGTGGAGGGGCCCCTGGCCGCGATCTGTCCTGCCTCGGTGCTGCAGCTGCACCCGCATGCCTCCATCGTGGTGGATGAGGCCGCGGCATCGTCACTGAAACTTGCCGACTACTACCGGCACACCTACGACCACAAACCTGCGTGGCAGGGGCTGTGA
- a CDS encoding DUF3039 domain-containing protein: MDAMSSMTDPLDNDPMRELSGAGSSTATIEREELRQEVEPGDRERFAHYVRKEKIMESAMTGEPVIALCGKVWTPGRDPQKFPICPMCKEVYDGLRPGNDGGNGSGGDSGNNK, translated from the coding sequence ATGGATGCCATGAGTAGCATGACGGATCCTCTCGACAACGACCCCATGCGTGAGCTTTCCGGCGCCGGATCGTCCACCGCAACCATTGAGCGCGAGGAACTGCGCCAGGAAGTGGAGCCCGGCGACCGTGAGCGCTTTGCACACTACGTGCGCAAGGAAAAGATCATGGAGTCCGCCATGACGGGCGAACCGGTCATCGCGCTGTGCGGCAAGGTCTGGACCCCCGGCCGGGATCCGCAGAAGTTCCCGATCTGCCCGATGTGCAAAGAGGTCTACGACGGCCTCCGCCCGGGCAACGACGGCGGCAACGGGTCCGGCGGAGACTCAGGCAACAACAAGTAG
- a CDS encoding DEAD/DEAH box helicase, producing MTETLFGGPTLPPAYPERAAWGTAPKLRAWQQEALDLYFSKGPRDFMAVATPGAGKTTFALRVASMLIEAGTVNRVTIVAPTDHLKRQWADAAARVGIAIDPNFKNSDGQHGRGFIGVAVTYAQVASKPLLHRAKTEAARTLVILDEIHHGGEALSWGDGLREAFDPAVRRLSLTGTPFRSDTSPIPFVEYIEDREGIRRSKADYTYGYGNALRDHVVRPVIFMAYSGQMRWRTSAGDEMAASLGEAAVTKDITSQAWRTALNPAGEWIPAVLAGADKRLSEVRRSVPDAGGLVIATDHEDARAYAGQLKKITGESPTVILSDDAKASSKIEEFSAGDKRWMVAVRMVSEGVDVPRLSVGVYATSTSTPLFFAQAVGRFVRSRKRGETASVFLPSVPPLMALANSMEAERDHALDRPQNDDPDGLMDLEESLMDEANREEKASDSLTKGKFEALDSQASFDRVLFDGGEFGTGGDIGSEDELDFLGIPGLLDAEQVGLLLRQRQHEQQGRKKRQSPAAAPAAAVPDHRLLMDLRNELAKNVAAWSARTGTPHGVVHTKLRTVCGGPPVAQANEEQLQSRLKKLQDWFIGRK from the coding sequence GTGACGGAGACACTCTTCGGCGGACCCACCCTGCCCCCGGCTTATCCGGAACGTGCAGCCTGGGGAACCGCCCCGAAGCTCCGTGCCTGGCAGCAGGAAGCCCTGGACCTTTACTTCAGTAAAGGTCCTCGCGACTTCATGGCCGTGGCCACCCCCGGCGCCGGCAAGACCACCTTTGCACTCAGGGTGGCCTCCATGCTTATCGAGGCCGGCACGGTGAACCGCGTGACCATCGTGGCACCCACCGACCACCTGAAGCGGCAGTGGGCCGATGCTGCGGCGCGTGTTGGCATCGCCATCGACCCGAACTTCAAGAATTCGGACGGCCAGCACGGCCGCGGGTTCATCGGCGTGGCCGTGACGTATGCGCAGGTGGCCAGCAAGCCCCTGCTGCACCGGGCCAAGACCGAGGCCGCCCGCACCCTGGTGATTCTTGACGAAATCCACCACGGCGGCGAGGCGCTGTCGTGGGGCGACGGTCTCCGCGAGGCCTTCGACCCCGCCGTCAGGCGGCTGTCCCTCACCGGCACGCCCTTCCGTTCGGACACTTCGCCGATTCCCTTCGTGGAGTACATCGAGGACCGAGAGGGCATCCGCCGCTCCAAGGCGGACTACACCTACGGCTACGGCAATGCGTTGCGTGACCATGTGGTGCGTCCCGTCATCTTCATGGCGTACTCCGGGCAGATGCGGTGGCGCACCAGCGCGGGCGACGAGATGGCGGCCTCCCTTGGTGAGGCCGCTGTCACCAAGGACATCACGTCGCAGGCATGGCGGACCGCCCTGAATCCTGCAGGGGAGTGGATCCCGGCCGTGCTGGCAGGAGCGGACAAGCGGCTGAGCGAGGTCCGGCGTTCCGTTCCCGACGCCGGTGGCCTGGTGATCGCCACCGACCACGAAGATGCCCGGGCGTACGCCGGCCAGCTCAAGAAGATTACGGGCGAGTCGCCCACGGTCATTCTGTCCGATGACGCGAAGGCCTCCAGCAAGATCGAGGAGTTCAGCGCAGGCGACAAGCGCTGGATGGTTGCCGTGCGCATGGTTTCCGAAGGCGTGGACGTGCCGCGCCTTTCGGTCGGCGTCTACGCCACGTCCACCTCCACGCCGCTGTTCTTCGCCCAGGCGGTAGGGCGCTTTGTGCGCTCCCGGAAGCGGGGCGAGACGGCCTCGGTCTTCCTGCCGTCCGTGCCCCCGCTGATGGCGCTGGCCAACAGTATGGAAGCCGAACGCGACCATGCCCTGGACCGGCCGCAGAATGACGACCCGGACGGCCTGATGGACCTCGAAGAGTCCCTCATGGACGAGGCCAACCGCGAGGAAAAGGCTTCGGACAGCCTGACCAAGGGCAAGTTTGAGGCGCTGGACTCGCAGGCATCCTTTGACCGCGTGCTGTTCGACGGCGGCGAGTTCGGCACCGGGGGCGACATCGGCTCCGAGGATGAACTCGACTTCCTCGGCATCCCGGGCCTGCTGGACGCCGAGCAGGTGGGCCTGCTGCTGCGCCAGCGCCAGCACGAGCAGCAGGGCCGGAAGAAACGGCAGAGTCCCGCAGCCGCGCCCGCTGCCGCGGTACCCGACCACCGGCTGCTGATGGACCTGCGCAACGAGCTGGCCAAGAATGTGGCAGCTTGGTCGGCACGAACGGGCACCCCGCACGGCGTGGTGCACACCAAGCTGCGGACCGTCTGCGGCGGGCCTCCGGTGGCCCAGGCCAACGAGGAGCAGCTCCAGTCCCGGCTGAAGAAGCTTCAGGACTGGTTCATCGGGCGGAAATAA
- a CDS encoding isochorismatase family protein: protein MARALIIVDVQNDFCEGGALPVEGGAAVAGAISEYVENHHGQFDHIVATQDWHIDPGTHFSEAPDFKDSWPPHCVAGTKGAELHPELDTEHIQAYFHKGLYAAAYSGFEGLLAPEDAVPTGERQPGSLPGSMSAAAEPGYAPEEDAIGLDDWLQSHDVEDIVVVGLATDHCVMATSLDAVQAGYSVTVIKRLTAGIADDLDDTYAEMELGGVDLE from the coding sequence ATGGCACGGGCACTCATCATCGTCGACGTCCAGAACGACTTCTGCGAGGGCGGCGCGCTGCCCGTGGAAGGCGGGGCTGCCGTGGCCGGGGCCATCAGCGAGTACGTCGAGAACCACCACGGCCAGTTCGACCACATCGTGGCCACGCAGGACTGGCACATCGACCCCGGCACCCATTTCTCGGAGGCCCCGGACTTCAAGGACAGCTGGCCGCCGCACTGCGTCGCGGGCACCAAGGGTGCCGAGCTGCACCCGGAGCTCGACACCGAACACATCCAGGCGTACTTCCACAAGGGTCTCTATGCCGCGGCCTACTCCGGCTTCGAGGGCCTGCTGGCACCCGAGGACGCCGTTCCCACCGGGGAGCGCCAGCCGGGTTCCCTGCCGGGTTCGATGTCCGCTGCCGCTGAACCCGGCTACGCCCCCGAAGAAGACGCCATCGGCCTGGACGACTGGCTGCAGAGCCACGATGTGGAGGACATCGTGGTGGTGGGACTGGCCACCGACCACTGCGTCATGGCGACATCACTGGATGCCGTGCAGGCCGGTTACTCCGTCACCGTGATCAAGCGCCTGACGGCGGGCATCGCCGATGACCTCGACGACACCTACGCCGAAATGGAACTGGGCGGCGTCGACCTCGAGTAG
- a CDS encoding nicotinate phosphoribosyltransferase, whose translation MSTSAGWEQPRTSLFTDHYELTMLQGALHSGAAHRKAVFEAFARRLPDGRRYGIVGGTGRLLEGIMAFRFGAEELEFLARTGVVNQETLDYLADFRFTGDVWGYAEGEAYFPNSPILIVESTFAEACILETYVLSVLNHDSAIASAASRMVMAAGQRPCIEMGSRRTQEESATSAARAAVIAGFDSTSNLEAGLRYGLKTVGTAAHSFTLLHDTERDAFEAQVASLGAGTSLLVDTYDVETAVRTAVDIAGDKLGAVRLDSGDLVEQAQWVRQLLDDLGNHHTRITVTSDLDEYAIAALQSAPVDSYGVGTSLVTGSGAPTASMVYKLVSRTNDAGEFVSVAKAAKNKTSKGGRKYALRRLNDHGTATQELIGVGHRPADDGNDRTLLQQFIKNGELLPGWTGHEGVLRARQRHADSMAELPAVVHRLHRGEPAIPTIYEEN comes from the coding sequence GTGAGTACCTCCGCTGGCTGGGAGCAGCCCCGCACGTCCCTGTTCACCGACCATTACGAGCTGACCATGCTGCAAGGGGCCCTCCATTCCGGCGCCGCGCACCGCAAGGCCGTGTTCGAAGCGTTCGCGCGCAGGCTGCCCGACGGGCGCCGCTACGGGATTGTGGGTGGCACGGGCAGGCTGCTGGAAGGCATCATGGCGTTCCGGTTCGGCGCCGAGGAGCTCGAATTCCTGGCGCGCACCGGCGTGGTTAACCAGGAGACCTTGGACTACCTGGCCGACTTCCGGTTCACTGGCGACGTCTGGGGCTACGCCGAGGGCGAGGCGTACTTCCCCAACTCCCCCATCCTGATTGTCGAATCGACGTTCGCCGAGGCGTGCATCCTGGAGACGTACGTCCTGTCCGTCCTCAACCACGACAGCGCCATCGCCTCCGCGGCCTCGCGCATGGTGATGGCCGCCGGCCAGCGGCCCTGCATCGAGATGGGATCCCGCCGCACGCAGGAGGAATCGGCCACGTCCGCCGCCCGGGCCGCCGTCATCGCCGGATTCGACAGCACCTCAAACCTTGAGGCCGGCCTGCGGTACGGCCTCAAAACGGTGGGCACCGCCGCCCACTCCTTCACGCTCCTCCATGACACCGAACGGGACGCCTTTGAGGCGCAGGTCGCCTCCCTGGGGGCCGGCACCTCGCTGCTCGTGGACACGTACGACGTCGAAACGGCCGTCCGTACGGCCGTGGACATCGCCGGGGACAAGTTGGGCGCCGTCCGGCTTGACTCCGGCGACCTCGTGGAACAGGCGCAGTGGGTCCGGCAGCTGCTGGACGACCTCGGCAACCACCACACGCGCATCACGGTGACCTCGGACCTGGACGAATACGCGATCGCCGCACTGCAGTCCGCCCCCGTCGACTCGTACGGTGTGGGCACGTCGCTCGTGACCGGCTCCGGGGCGCCCACGGCCAGCATGGTCTACAAGCTGGTCAGCCGGACCAACGACGCCGGCGAGTTCGTATCGGTGGCCAAGGCCGCCAAGAACAAGACAAGCAAGGGCGGGCGGAAGTACGCCCTGCGCCGGCTCAACGACCACGGGACGGCCACCCAGGAGCTCATCGGCGTGGGACACCGGCCGGCGGACGACGGCAACGACCGCACGCTGCTGCAGCAGTTCATCAAGAACGGCGAGCTCCTGCCCGGCTGGACCGGCCACGAGGGCGTCCTGCGCGCCCGGCAGCGCCATGCTGATTCCATGGCCGAACTGCCGGCCGTAGTTCACCGCCTGCACCGCGGCGAGCCGGCGATCCCGACGATCTATGAGGAAAACTGA
- the clpS gene encoding ATP-dependent Clp protease adapter ClpS, whose translation MTLSVALGPDTQESIQTGTAVSTDSLTAPDVPWNLVIWNDPVNLMSYVSYVFQSYFGYSETKANKLMLEVHRKGRSIVAHGSKEQVEQHAVAMHGFGLWATVEKATGGDSGGGKSGGPGKGKGKRG comes from the coding sequence ATGACCTTAAGCGTTGCGCTCGGCCCTGACACCCAGGAGAGCATCCAGACCGGTACGGCGGTGTCCACCGACTCCCTGACCGCCCCGGACGTCCCTTGGAACCTTGTCATCTGGAACGACCCCGTCAATCTGATGAGCTATGTCAGCTACGTCTTCCAGAGTTATTTCGGATACTCGGAAACCAAAGCCAACAAGCTGATGCTCGAGGTCCACAGGAAGGGCCGGTCCATCGTTGCTCACGGCAGCAAGGAACAGGTGGAGCAGCACGCGGTCGCGATGCACGGGTTCGGCCTGTGGGCCACCGTGGAGAAGGCCACCGGCGGAGACAGCGGGGGCGGCAAAAGCGGCGGTCCGGGCAAGGGCAAGGGAAAACGTGGCTAA
- a CDS encoding DUF2017 domain-containing protein, producing the protein MAKAFKYGLKGISGFLEPAERELLRSLFADVISMLEPADRGSEDPLAAMIGLDLEVREPADRALRRLLPNAVKDDAAASLEFRQLTERSLRESKIGALRAAALGLDKDELVLTPADARHWSTALNDVRLVLAERLDIRDEADADHVHQMQDWSQAEDVESYLALVYNFTTWLQESLVQAMLQSLDARP; encoded by the coding sequence GTGGCTAAGGCTTTCAAATACGGACTCAAGGGCATCTCCGGTTTCCTGGAACCGGCCGAGCGGGAACTGCTGCGCAGCCTGTTCGCCGATGTCATCTCCATGCTGGAGCCGGCGGACCGCGGCTCCGAGGACCCGCTCGCCGCGATGATCGGGCTGGACCTGGAGGTCCGGGAACCGGCCGACCGCGCCCTCCGCCGGCTGTTGCCCAACGCCGTGAAGGACGACGCCGCCGCCTCGCTTGAGTTCCGCCAGCTCACCGAACGCTCGCTGCGGGAAAGCAAGATCGGCGCGCTGCGCGCCGCCGCGCTTGGCCTGGACAAGGACGAACTGGTCCTGACTCCCGCTGATGCCCGGCACTGGTCCACAGCCCTCAACGACGTTCGGCTGGTGCTTGCCGAACGCCTCGACATCCGGGACGAGGCGGACGCCGACCACGTCCACCAGATGCAGGACTGGTCCCAGGCCGAGGACGTGGAAAGCTACCTTGCCCTGGTCTACAACTTCACTACCTGGCTGCAGGAGTCGCTCGTGCAGGCAATGCTGCAGTCGCTGGACGCGCGGCCCTGA
- the murI gene encoding glutamate racemase has translation MTSASSMDPAAGAAAESATADGINVGSLPIGVFDSGVGGLTVARSIIDQLPNESILYVGDTAHGPYGPLPIAEVRANALGVMDELVDSGVKLLTIACNSASAAVLRDARERYTARYGIPVIEVIQPAVRRAVAATRTGRVGVIGTSATVGSRAYEDTFAAAPDLQITSVACPAFVPYVEAGITTGPELLDVAREYLEPLKAAGVDTVVLGCTHYPLLTGVISYVMGEDVTLVSSAEETAKDVYRALASNGLERTEAAAPEHSFIATGDPGQFEALARRFLGPEVLSVKHVDHVAAQYPTGSLARITPEMIAAAREAAARPRISNFVGQASASGAASGGSFL, from the coding sequence ATGACTTCAGCATCGAGCATGGATCCGGCAGCGGGAGCTGCAGCGGAATCCGCAACGGCCGACGGCATAAATGTGGGATCGCTGCCGATCGGCGTCTTCGACTCCGGGGTCGGCGGCCTCACCGTGGCACGGTCAATCATCGACCAGCTGCCCAACGAATCCATCCTCTATGTGGGCGATACCGCCCACGGCCCGTACGGGCCGCTGCCCATCGCGGAGGTTCGGGCCAACGCCCTCGGCGTCATGGACGAACTTGTGGACTCCGGCGTCAAGCTGCTGACCATCGCCTGCAACTCGGCGTCGGCCGCCGTGCTCCGTGACGCCCGTGAGCGGTACACCGCGCGCTACGGCATCCCCGTCATCGAAGTGATCCAGCCCGCCGTCCGCCGGGCCGTTGCGGCCACCCGCACCGGCCGCGTCGGCGTGATCGGCACCTCGGCCACCGTGGGTTCCCGGGCCTACGAGGACACGTTCGCCGCCGCACCCGACCTGCAGATCACCTCGGTGGCCTGCCCGGCGTTCGTGCCGTACGTGGAGGCCGGCATCACCACGGGCCCGGAACTGCTCGACGTAGCCCGTGAGTACCTGGAGCCGCTGAAGGCAGCCGGCGTGGACACCGTGGTGCTCGGCTGCACGCACTATCCGCTCCTGACCGGTGTGATCTCCTACGTCATGGGCGAGGACGTCACCCTGGTCTCCAGCGCCGAGGAAACAGCCAAGGACGTCTACCGGGCGCTGGCGAGCAACGGCCTAGAACGCACCGAAGCCGCTGCGCCGGAGCACAGCTTCATCGCAACCGGCGATCCGGGCCAGTTCGAGGCGCTGGCCCGCAGGTTCCTCGGGCCGGAGGTGCTCAGCGTCAAGCACGTGGACCACGTCGCGGCACAGTACCCCACGGGGAGCCTGGCACGGATCACCCCCGAAATGATCGCCGCAGCCCGGGAGGCGGCAGCGCGCCCGCGCATCTCCAACTTCGTCGGCCAGGCCTCTGCCAGCGGTGCAGCCTCCGGGGGGTCCTTCCTGTGA
- a CDS encoding MBL fold metallo-hydrolase, producing MKLTIVGCTGSFPGPGSPASCYLLTANDGERVWKVVMDLGSGALGAIQRYTDLEDIDAIFLTHLHPDHCMDLCGLHVAVRWKPGGWDRGRIPVWGPAATADRMATAYGLDLDPGMHEEFDFTNWTERQSVTVGPFTVTPFAVNHPVEEAYALRVEVTEPDPAGGTATRVLTYSGDTDSCRGLEEAAKDADLFLCEAAFEEGRDDGIKDVHLTGKRAGEAATAAGARRLLLTHIPVWTSQTKVMAEARPAFAGDVAVAVAGVHYNV from the coding sequence GTGAAGCTCACCATCGTCGGCTGCACTGGCTCGTTTCCAGGCCCCGGATCACCCGCCTCCTGCTACCTGCTGACCGCCAACGACGGCGAACGGGTGTGGAAGGTGGTCATGGACCTCGGCAGCGGGGCCCTGGGCGCCATCCAGCGCTACACCGACCTCGAGGACATCGACGCGATCTTCCTCACGCACCTGCACCCCGACCACTGCATGGACCTGTGCGGGCTGCACGTTGCCGTGCGCTGGAAACCGGGCGGCTGGGACCGGGGGAGGATCCCCGTCTGGGGGCCTGCCGCCACCGCCGACAGGATGGCCACTGCCTACGGGCTGGACCTGGACCCGGGGATGCACGAGGAGTTCGACTTCACCAACTGGACCGAACGCCAGTCCGTCACGGTGGGCCCTTTCACCGTGACGCCCTTCGCCGTGAACCACCCGGTGGAGGAGGCCTATGCCCTCCGCGTGGAGGTCACCGAGCCGGATCCGGCCGGCGGCACCGCGACCCGCGTGCTCACCTATTCGGGTGACACCGATTCCTGCCGCGGGCTGGAGGAGGCGGCCAAGGACGCCGACCTCTTCCTCTGCGAAGCCGCCTTCGAGGAAGGCCGCGACGACGGCATCAAGGACGTCCACCTGACCGGCAAGCGGGCCGGGGAGGCAGCCACCGCCGCCGGCGCGCGCCGCCTGCTGCTCACCCATATTCCGGTATGGACCTCGCAGACCAAGGTCATGGCCGAGGCGCGTCCCGCCTTCGCCGGTGACGTGGCCGTGGCCGTTGCGGGCGTGCACTACAACGTCTGA